A genomic window from Candidatus Binatia bacterium includes:
- a CDS encoding 6-phosphofructokinase: protein MTHQTNLAILVGGGPAPGINSVIAAATIRSLLEGVPVLGIRDGFEHLMQGKVDCAVPLTLDAVRRLHLSGGSYLGISRANPTRDPQLLENCVDALRRLNVSQLITIGGDDTAFSAMKLSEKASGRIRVVHVPKTIDNDLDLPPHIDTFGFQTARHIGAEIVKNLIVDAYTTLHWYLVISMGRKAGHLALGIGKAAGATLTLIAEEFGGEPVRLAAIVDTLVCAIIKRLSEGRQYGVAVIAEGLVFDIDPQDLIG from the coding sequence ATGACGCACCAAACCAATCTGGCGATCCTTGTCGGTGGTGGACCTGCGCCAGGGATCAACAGCGTCATTGCCGCGGCGACGATCCGCAGCCTGCTCGAGGGCGTGCCGGTACTGGGTATCCGCGACGGCTTCGAGCACCTCATGCAAGGCAAGGTCGACTGTGCGGTTCCCCTCACCCTGGACGCCGTGCGGCGCCTGCACCTGTCCGGGGGGTCGTACCTCGGCATCTCCCGTGCCAACCCGACACGCGACCCGCAGCTTCTGGAGAACTGTGTCGATGCGCTCCGCCGCTTGAACGTTTCGCAACTGATCACCATCGGGGGGGACGACACGGCGTTCTCGGCGATGAAGCTTTCGGAGAAGGCCAGCGGCCGCATCCGGGTGGTGCATGTACCAAAGACCATCGACAACGACCTCGACCTGCCGCCGCACATCGACACCTTCGGCTTTCAGACGGCACGGCACATTGGTGCGGAGATCGTCAAGAACCTCATCGTGGACGCGTACACGACCTTGCACTGGTACCTGGTGATCTCCATGGGCCGCAAGGCCGGCCACCTGGCGCTCGGTATCGGAAAAGCGGCCGGAGCGACGCTGACGCTGATCGCGGAGGAGTTCGGCGGCGAGCCGGTGCGCTTGGCGGCGATCGTGGACACGCTGGTATGTGCGATCATCAAACGGCTGAGTGAAGGGCGCCAATACGGCGTGGCCGTGATCGCGGAGGGGTTGGTCTTCGACATCGATCCGCAGGACCTCATCGGC